The following is a genomic window from Gemmatimonadetes bacterium SCN 70-22.
AGCTTCGCCTTGGGCTCGGGGAAGTACCCGTCGCCGAATCTCGCATTCCACCGGCGGGCGATCTCCCGCGACAGCTCCAGGTGCTGCAGCTGGTCCTCCCCTACGGGGACCGTGTCGGCGTGGTAGATGAGGATGTCCGCCGCCTGCAACACCGGATAGTTGAGGATCCCGGCCGGCACGCTCTCCTGCCGGGCCGACTTCTCCTTGAACTGCGTCTGTCGCTCCAGCTCGCCAAGCGGCGTGATGGCGTTCAGTAGCCACTGCAGCTCGGCATGCTCCGGGACCGCCGATTGCACGAAGAGCGTCGCCACCCCAGGGTCGATCCCGGCCGCCAGCAGCGAGACCGCCATTTCGTGCGTTCGCCTCTTGAGATCCGCCGGCTCGTAGGGGATCGTGATGGCGTGGTAGTTCACGATGCAGATGAACGACTCGATCTCACGCTGCAGCGCGACCCAGTTCTTCACGGCCCCGAGGTAATTCCCGATGTGCAGCTCCCCGGAGGGCTGGATCCCGCTGAAGATTCTCGGCATCAAGGCAACTTAAGGGGACCGACTTTGCCGTCGCAACGACACGACACCGCCCTCCGCACCCGCCTCCTCGAGGCGTCACTGCACGCCGCGCGCGGCGCCGCCGACTACGTGCGCGAGCGCACGCGCGACCTCGCCACGATCGATTGGCAGGTCAAGTCCCGCGCCGACTTCGTGAGCGACGTCGATCTCGGCGCCGAATCCCGCATCGGCGACTCGCTCCTCGAGCGCTTCCCGGAAGCGCTCGTCCTGGGGGAAGAGCTGAGCCCACTGGCCGCCGCGAACGAGGGGATCGTCTTCGTGGTCGACCCGCTCGACGGGACGACGAATTTCCTCCATGGCTACCCGGAGTATGCCGTCTCGATCGGTGCGCTGGTCGGCGGCGAGCTGGCCGCTGGCGTCGTGCTCCACATCCCCCAGGACGTGACGTACTCCGCCATCGCGGGCGGCGGGGCGTATCGCGACGGCGAGCCGCTGGTCGTCTCGTCCATCGACCAGCCGCTGCGGGCCCTCATCGGGACGGGGTTCCCCTTCAAGGAGCCCGACCAGGTGGAGCCGTACCTGGCGCAGCTCGGCCGCGTGATGACCGAGGTCGCCGGAGTACGCCGCCCCGGCTCCGCCGCCCTCGACCTCGCCCACGTCGCCGAGGGGCGCTTCGACGCCTTCTGGGAGCAGATGCTCTCCCCGTGGGACATC
Proteins encoded in this region:
- a CDS encoding tryptophan--tRNA ligase; the protein is MPRIFSGIQPSGELHIGNYLGAVKNWVALQREIESFICIVNYHAITIPYEPADLKRRTHEMAVSLLAAGIDPGVATLFVQSAVPEHAELQWLLNAITPLGELERQTQFKEKSARQESVPAGILNYPVLQAADILIYHADTVPVGEDQLQHLELSREIARRWNARFGDGYFPEPKAKLTPTRRILGLDGQAKMSKSLGNTVALLEEPKAIWEKLRPAVTDPARVKRTDPGNPDVCNIFSLHKAFSDPATVAHVDAQCRSAGWGCIDCKRVLAASMETELVPIRARAAELAATPSLITDALGDGAATARTVAKATMAEVRARMGLD